A genomic window from Anaeromusa acidaminophila DSM 3853 includes:
- a CDS encoding NADH-quinone oxidoreductase subunit I — MLSKTGIPDKEQIAAVLPCEARKKEGAVAIIECYQEIPCNPCADACLRGAITVDPIHERPKLDAEKCNGCGICLTHCPGLAIVVTDYQYTETEALLKLPYEFSPLPQEGEILAGCNREGEAIVDVKVLRAQRSANKTHVLWLAVPKEQVDEVRFVRRKEAKA; from the coding sequence ATGCTGTCGAAAACCGGCATTCCGGACAAGGAGCAGATTGCAGCAGTGCTTCCTTGTGAAGCAAGAAAAAAAGAAGGCGCTGTAGCAATTATTGAATGCTACCAGGAAATTCCCTGCAACCCCTGCGCCGATGCGTGCCTGCGAGGCGCTATCACCGTGGATCCCATTCATGAGCGGCCTAAACTGGACGCAGAAAAATGCAATGGCTGCGGTATCTGTTTAACCCATTGCCCTGGGCTGGCTATTGTTGTAACCGATTATCAATATACTGAGACAGAAGCGTTATTAAAACTGCCTTACGAATTTTCACCATTGCCTCAGGAGGGTGAGATTCTGGCCGGCTGCAATCGAGAGGGAGAGGCGATTGTGGATGTAAAAGTGCTTCGCGCGCAGCGCAGCGCCAATAAGACGCACGTACTTTGGCTGGCTGTACCGAAAGAACAGGTAGATGAGGTGCGGTTTGTTCGCCGGAAGGAGGCAAAAGCATGA